The following proteins are encoded in a genomic region of Nicotiana sylvestris chromosome 4, ASM39365v2, whole genome shotgun sequence:
- the LOC104242925 gene encoding nuclear pore complex protein NUP93A isoform X1, with the protein MANDVDMSGWSELLHSSSKLLEQAAPSAQFPPLQRNLDQLEALTKKLKAKNLRTEAPSQSIAATRLLAREGINAEQLARDLKSFELKQTTFEDVFPAEATTVEEYLQQIHEMAMVSAVQEAQKDNLKNFNDYMMKVLENDWKKEKRDFLHSLSRISTLPRTNISESSPLSGRQGQIASLTYSPQISSGPASVESAPLANRPIVEKKAAAYGEVVKNLNSARERSFPFKPATAFKHALESLGLNAYGGKSVGIQKIWHLMSALMGEDSAAQHNISKKMSLVIGARRHLEWGHEKYVMETIQAHPAQAALGGAVGNLQRIRAFLRIRLRDYGVLDFDAVDARRQPPVDTTWQQIYFCLRTGYYNEAGEIAQLSRMSHQFAPLLTEWISSGGMVSAETAAVASEECEKMLRLGDRAGRPMYDKKKLLLYTIISGSRRQIDRFVREFPTLFSTIEDFLWFKLSAVRESPVRSSVVLNEGLAPYTLDDLQAYLNKFEPSHYTKNGKDPLVYPYVLLLSIQLLPAVLYLSKDIGDEGYNVDAAHMAIVLADYGVLSEGTGLGQKFGAMDAFAEASSIIRQYGSFYLRHGDLVMALEYYVQAAAAVGGGQLSWSGRGNMDQQRQRSSMLKQLLTELLSRDGGIDILLGPRGTGEEGQLGRFLTDEKTRQQFLLDAARQYQDAGLYDKSIEIQKRVGAFSAALDTINKCLSDAICALARGRLDGDSRTSGLILSGNEILEMFKYYPDISPQERENVLAQQIVLRQLEAVLSIHKLARLGNHLDAIKEVAKLPFLPLDPRTPDFATDVFKNLSHHVQACVPDLLKVALHCLENVRDTDGSLRALRDKIANFLANNMNQNWPRDLYEKVARSL; encoded by the exons ATGGCGAACGATGTAGACATGAGTGGGTGGAGTGAGCTTCTACACTCTTCTTCGAAGCTTCTAGAACAAGCCGCTCCGTCTGCTCAGTTCCCTCCTCTTCAG AGGAATTTGGATCAACTCGAAGCATTAACGAAGAAATTGAAGGCCAAAAATCTAAGAACCGAAGCTCCTTCTCAATCTATTGCTGCTACCAG GCTACTAGCTCGTGAGGGCATCAACGCAGAGCAGCTTGCTCGTGATCTTAAGTCTTTTGAGTTGAAG CAGACAACATTTGAAGATGTTTTCCCTGCGGAGGCAACAACTGTTGAAGAGTATCTGCAACAG ATCCATGAAATGGCAATGGTCTCTGCGGTTCAAGAAGCTCAGAAGGATAACCTAAAAAATTTCAATGATTACATGATGAAAGTTTTGGAG AACGACtggaagaaagaaaaaagggaCTTCCTCCACAGCCTAAGCCGAATTTCAACCTTACCTAGGACCAATATCAGTGAATCAAGCCCTTTAAGCGGTCGTCAGGGGCAAATAGCATCTTTGACATATAGCCCTCAGATTTCTTCTGGTCCAGCTAGTGTGGAGTCTGCACCATTAGCTAATAGGCCCATCGTTGAGAAAAAGGCTGCCGCATATGGAGAAGTTGTCAAGAATCTCAATAGTGCAAGAGAGCGTAGTTTTCCCTTCAAA CCTGCTACAGCTTTTAAGCATGCTCTTGAAAGTTTGGGTCTCAATGCATATGGTGGGAAGTCAGTTGGCATTCAGAAGATCTGGCATCTAATGTCG GCATTGATGGGTGAAGATTCAGCTGCCCAACATAATATTTCAAAGAAAATGTCCTTAGTAATTGGAGCTAGACGCCACCTAGAATGGGGTCACGAGAAGTATGTCATGGAAACAATTCAAGCTCATCCTGCTCAG GCCGCACTTGGTGGTGCTGTTGGTAATTTGCAGAGAATCCGCGCCTTTCTCAGG ATCCGTCTAAGGGACTATGGGGTCCTTGATTTTGATGCGGTTGATGCCCGTAGACAGCCTCCTGTTGATACCACCTGGCAGCAG ATATACTTTTGCTTGAGAACTGGCTACTACAATGAAGCAGGAGAGATTGCCCAACTATCTCGCATGTCCCACCAGTTTGCTCCTCTG CTGACAGAGTGGATTTCCAGTGGAGGCATGGTATCAGCAGAGACAGCGGCAGTTGCTTCGGAAGAATGTGAGAAGATGTTAAGGTTGGGTGATCGAGCAGGTCGACCAATGTACGATAAGAAAAAGTTGCTTCTCTACACCATAATATCTGGTTCCCGTAGGCAAATTGACAGATTTGTTCGAGAATTCCCTACACTTTTCTCTACTATAGAGGATTTCTTGTGGTTCAAATTATCTGCTGTACGTGAAAGTCCTGTCAGGTCTTCTGTTGTCCTGAATGAGGGGTTGGCACCTTACACTTTGGATGATTTGCAAGCTTACCTAAACAAGTTTGAGCCATCACACTATACTAAAAATGGAAAGGATCCTTTGGTTTATCCTTATGTTTTACTTTTAAGCATCCAGCTACTTCCAGCCGTCCTTTATTTGTCCAAGGATATCGGAGATGAAGGATATAATGTAGATGCTGCTCATATGGCTATAGTGTTGGCAGACTATGGAGTCCTCTCTGAAGGTACAGGGTTAGGGCAAAAATTTGGGGCCATGGATGCTTTTGCTGAAGCTTCTAGCATAATTAGGCAGTATGGATCATTTTACCTGCGTCATGGTGATCTGGTAATGGCATTGGAATACTATGTgcaagcagcagcagcagttggTGGTGGGCAGTTGTCATGGAGTGGACGTGGTAATATGGATCAGCAAAGGCAAAGGAGCTCAATGTTGAAGCAACTTCTTACAGAGCTTTTGTCGCGAGATGGTGGTATCGATATTTTACTTGGTCCAAGGGGTACTGGAGAAGAAGGTCAACTTGGAAGGTTTTTAACAGATGAAAAGACAAGACAACAGTTTCTGCTTGACGCTGCTCGGCAGTATCAGGATGCGGGGCTTTATGACAAG TCCATAGAGATTCAAAAGAGAGTGGGGGCATTTTCAGCTGCATTGGATACGATAAACAAGTGCCTTTCTGATGCAATATGTGCCTTGGCACGTGGAAGGTTGGATGGGGATAGCCGGACATCTGGGCTCATTCTTTCAGGAAATGAGATCCTGGAGATGTTCAAATATTACCCTGACATCAG TCCCCAAGAGAGAGAGAATGTGTTGGCGCAACAAATTGTTCTAAGACAGCTGGAGGCTGTGCTGTCTATTCATAAGCTTGCAAGACTTGGGAATCACTTGGATGCTATAAAGGAAGTGGCTAAGCTCCCATTCCTTCCTTTGGATCCAAGGACGCCAGATTTCGCCACAGATGTCTTTAAAAATTTGTCTCACCATGTCCAAGCTTGTGTACCAGACCTCCTAAAAGTTGCGCTTCATTGCCTGGAGAATGTTAGAGATACTGATGGGTCACTTCGTGCGTTAAGGGACAAG ATTGCAAACTTCCTCGCAAACAATATGAATCAGAATTGGCCTCGTGATCTGTATGAAAAGGTTGCTCGTAGTTTGTGA
- the LOC104242925 gene encoding nuclear pore complex protein NUP93A isoform X2 codes for MANDVDMSGWSELLHSSSKLLEQAAPSAQFPPLQRNLDQLEALTKKLKAKNLRTEAPSQSIAATRLLAREGINAEQLARDLKSFELKTTFEDVFPAEATTVEEYLQQIHEMAMVSAVQEAQKDNLKNFNDYMMKVLENDWKKEKRDFLHSLSRISTLPRTNISESSPLSGRQGQIASLTYSPQISSGPASVESAPLANRPIVEKKAAAYGEVVKNLNSARERSFPFKPATAFKHALESLGLNAYGGKSVGIQKIWHLMSALMGEDSAAQHNISKKMSLVIGARRHLEWGHEKYVMETIQAHPAQAALGGAVGNLQRIRAFLRIRLRDYGVLDFDAVDARRQPPVDTTWQQIYFCLRTGYYNEAGEIAQLSRMSHQFAPLLTEWISSGGMVSAETAAVASEECEKMLRLGDRAGRPMYDKKKLLLYTIISGSRRQIDRFVREFPTLFSTIEDFLWFKLSAVRESPVRSSVVLNEGLAPYTLDDLQAYLNKFEPSHYTKNGKDPLVYPYVLLLSIQLLPAVLYLSKDIGDEGYNVDAAHMAIVLADYGVLSEGTGLGQKFGAMDAFAEASSIIRQYGSFYLRHGDLVMALEYYVQAAAAVGGGQLSWSGRGNMDQQRQRSSMLKQLLTELLSRDGGIDILLGPRGTGEEGQLGRFLTDEKTRQQFLLDAARQYQDAGLYDKSIEIQKRVGAFSAALDTINKCLSDAICALARGRLDGDSRTSGLILSGNEILEMFKYYPDISPQERENVLAQQIVLRQLEAVLSIHKLARLGNHLDAIKEVAKLPFLPLDPRTPDFATDVFKNLSHHVQACVPDLLKVALHCLENVRDTDGSLRALRDKIANFLANNMNQNWPRDLYEKVARSL; via the exons ATGGCGAACGATGTAGACATGAGTGGGTGGAGTGAGCTTCTACACTCTTCTTCGAAGCTTCTAGAACAAGCCGCTCCGTCTGCTCAGTTCCCTCCTCTTCAG AGGAATTTGGATCAACTCGAAGCATTAACGAAGAAATTGAAGGCCAAAAATCTAAGAACCGAAGCTCCTTCTCAATCTATTGCTGCTACCAG GCTACTAGCTCGTGAGGGCATCAACGCAGAGCAGCTTGCTCGTGATCTTAAGTCTTTTGAGTTGAAG ACAACATTTGAAGATGTTTTCCCTGCGGAGGCAACAACTGTTGAAGAGTATCTGCAACAG ATCCATGAAATGGCAATGGTCTCTGCGGTTCAAGAAGCTCAGAAGGATAACCTAAAAAATTTCAATGATTACATGATGAAAGTTTTGGAG AACGACtggaagaaagaaaaaagggaCTTCCTCCACAGCCTAAGCCGAATTTCAACCTTACCTAGGACCAATATCAGTGAATCAAGCCCTTTAAGCGGTCGTCAGGGGCAAATAGCATCTTTGACATATAGCCCTCAGATTTCTTCTGGTCCAGCTAGTGTGGAGTCTGCACCATTAGCTAATAGGCCCATCGTTGAGAAAAAGGCTGCCGCATATGGAGAAGTTGTCAAGAATCTCAATAGTGCAAGAGAGCGTAGTTTTCCCTTCAAA CCTGCTACAGCTTTTAAGCATGCTCTTGAAAGTTTGGGTCTCAATGCATATGGTGGGAAGTCAGTTGGCATTCAGAAGATCTGGCATCTAATGTCG GCATTGATGGGTGAAGATTCAGCTGCCCAACATAATATTTCAAAGAAAATGTCCTTAGTAATTGGAGCTAGACGCCACCTAGAATGGGGTCACGAGAAGTATGTCATGGAAACAATTCAAGCTCATCCTGCTCAG GCCGCACTTGGTGGTGCTGTTGGTAATTTGCAGAGAATCCGCGCCTTTCTCAGG ATCCGTCTAAGGGACTATGGGGTCCTTGATTTTGATGCGGTTGATGCCCGTAGACAGCCTCCTGTTGATACCACCTGGCAGCAG ATATACTTTTGCTTGAGAACTGGCTACTACAATGAAGCAGGAGAGATTGCCCAACTATCTCGCATGTCCCACCAGTTTGCTCCTCTG CTGACAGAGTGGATTTCCAGTGGAGGCATGGTATCAGCAGAGACAGCGGCAGTTGCTTCGGAAGAATGTGAGAAGATGTTAAGGTTGGGTGATCGAGCAGGTCGACCAATGTACGATAAGAAAAAGTTGCTTCTCTACACCATAATATCTGGTTCCCGTAGGCAAATTGACAGATTTGTTCGAGAATTCCCTACACTTTTCTCTACTATAGAGGATTTCTTGTGGTTCAAATTATCTGCTGTACGTGAAAGTCCTGTCAGGTCTTCTGTTGTCCTGAATGAGGGGTTGGCACCTTACACTTTGGATGATTTGCAAGCTTACCTAAACAAGTTTGAGCCATCACACTATACTAAAAATGGAAAGGATCCTTTGGTTTATCCTTATGTTTTACTTTTAAGCATCCAGCTACTTCCAGCCGTCCTTTATTTGTCCAAGGATATCGGAGATGAAGGATATAATGTAGATGCTGCTCATATGGCTATAGTGTTGGCAGACTATGGAGTCCTCTCTGAAGGTACAGGGTTAGGGCAAAAATTTGGGGCCATGGATGCTTTTGCTGAAGCTTCTAGCATAATTAGGCAGTATGGATCATTTTACCTGCGTCATGGTGATCTGGTAATGGCATTGGAATACTATGTgcaagcagcagcagcagttggTGGTGGGCAGTTGTCATGGAGTGGACGTGGTAATATGGATCAGCAAAGGCAAAGGAGCTCAATGTTGAAGCAACTTCTTACAGAGCTTTTGTCGCGAGATGGTGGTATCGATATTTTACTTGGTCCAAGGGGTACTGGAGAAGAAGGTCAACTTGGAAGGTTTTTAACAGATGAAAAGACAAGACAACAGTTTCTGCTTGACGCTGCTCGGCAGTATCAGGATGCGGGGCTTTATGACAAG TCCATAGAGATTCAAAAGAGAGTGGGGGCATTTTCAGCTGCATTGGATACGATAAACAAGTGCCTTTCTGATGCAATATGTGCCTTGGCACGTGGAAGGTTGGATGGGGATAGCCGGACATCTGGGCTCATTCTTTCAGGAAATGAGATCCTGGAGATGTTCAAATATTACCCTGACATCAG TCCCCAAGAGAGAGAGAATGTGTTGGCGCAACAAATTGTTCTAAGACAGCTGGAGGCTGTGCTGTCTATTCATAAGCTTGCAAGACTTGGGAATCACTTGGATGCTATAAAGGAAGTGGCTAAGCTCCCATTCCTTCCTTTGGATCCAAGGACGCCAGATTTCGCCACAGATGTCTTTAAAAATTTGTCTCACCATGTCCAAGCTTGTGTACCAGACCTCCTAAAAGTTGCGCTTCATTGCCTGGAGAATGTTAGAGATACTGATGGGTCACTTCGTGCGTTAAGGGACAAG ATTGCAAACTTCCTCGCAAACAATATGAATCAGAATTGGCCTCGTGATCTGTATGAAAAGGTTGCTCGTAGTTTGTGA
- the LOC104242926 gene encoding zeatin O-glucosyltransferase-like: protein MDSSSENNHEIAIVMVPFPAQSHLNQLLQLACIFTSSYKFPVYYVGSATHNLQARVRANALNPSDIAKIHFHDLPTPDFASPTPDPNALSKFPSQLFPSYDANSKLLREPIASFLRDISSKSRRVVVVHDVLMSYNVQDVSSLHNIESYIFNCVSVFFMYCSFICIPKGMSIPLEDELLEKLPSLESDSPEEINKLVTFQLQYRDIRSGDLYNSNKVLEGNFLDLMAKFASTQNKKQWAIGPILPTKLDHVSNKRNICLDWLDNQFPRSVLYVSFGSSTTFSDKEVKELAMGLERSEQKFIWVLRDADRGDIFKGEDRRFELPEGFEERVKGVGLVVREWAPQLEILAHSSTGGFMSHCGWNSCIESITMGVPIAAWPMHSEQPINSFFVTEILKIGLIVREWEKREELVSASTIENVVRKLMASEEGDEIRKRAEELGAAVRQSTEKGGSSQLELDSFIAHITR, encoded by the coding sequence ATGGATAGCAGCAGTGAAAATAACCATGAAATAGCTATAGTTATGGTTCCATTTCCAGCTCAAAGCCATCTCAATCAACTTCTCCAACTTGCCTGCATATTCACCTCGTCGTATAAATTTCCAGTATACTATGTTGGTTCAGCCACACATAATCTTCAAGCTCGTGTTCGAGCCAACGCCTTAAATCCTTCAGACATAGCCAAAATCCATTTCCATGATCTCCCAACTCCTGATTTTGCTTCCCCTACACCTGATCCTAATGCACTGAGCAAATTCCCATCTCAACTTTTCCCATCCTATGATGCTAATTCTAAGCTTCTGCGCGAGCCTATTGCTTCTTTCCTTCGAGACATTTCGTCTAAATCAAGACGAGTTGTCGTTGTTCATGATGTTTTAATGTCATATAATGTTCAGGATGTTTCTTCTTTACATAATATTGAGTCTTATATATTTAACTGTGTTTCTGTTTTCTTTATGTATTGTAGTTTCATTTGCATACCTAAAGGAATGTCTATTCCACTTGAAGATGAATTACTTGAAAAGTTACCTTCACTTGAATCAGATTCACCTGAAGAGATTAACAAGTTAGTAACTTTTCAACTTCAGTATAGAGATATTAGATCTGGTGATTTATACAATTCAAACAAAGTACTTGAAGGTAATTTTCTTGATTTGATGGCAAAATTTGCTAGTACACAAAACAAGAAACAATGGGCAATCGGACCGATTTTACCTACTAAACTAGATCATGTATCAAATAAGAGAAACATATGTTTAGATTGGCTTGACAATCAATTTCCAAGATCAGTTCTTTATGTATCTTTTGGATCGTCTACTACATTTTCTGATAAAGAAGTCAAGGAGCTCGCGATGGGATTAGAGCGAAGTGAACAGAAGTTCATATGGGTGTTGAGAGATGCTGATAGAGGAGATATATTTAAAGGGGAAGATAGAAGATTTGAGTTGCCAGAAGGGTTTGAGGAAAGAGTTAAAGGGGTCGGGTTAGTGGTAAGAGAATGGGCGCCACAGCTAGAAATCTTGGCTCATTCGTCGACTGGTGGATTCATGAGTCATTGTGGATGGAATTCTTGTATAGAGAGTATTACTATGGGAGTGCCAATAGCTGCTTGGCCTATGCATTCTGAACAACCAATTAATTCCTTTTTTGTGACGGAGATACTGAAAATAGGCCTGATTGTGAGAGAGTGGGAGAAACGCGAGGAGCTGGTGAGTGCATCCACTATTGAGAATGTAGTGAGGAAGTTAATGGCGTCAGAAGAAGGCGATGAGATTAGAAAAAGAGCAGAAGAATTAGGAGCAGCAGTAAGGCAGTCCACAGAGAAAGGGGGTTCTTCTCAACTGGAGTTGGATTCTTTCATTGCTCATATCACAAGATAG
- the LOC138889106 gene encoding zeatin O-xylosyltransferase-like yields the protein MAQLSSAQNKKQWEIGPILPTKLANHISYTKNNCLDWLNKQPSKSVIYVSFGTSTSFSDEQIKELAMGLERSKQKFIWVLRDADKGDILTGEARIFELPEGFEERLKGVGLVVRDWAPQPEILAHSSTGGFVSHCG from the coding sequence ATGGCACAACTCTCTAGCGCACAAAATAAGAAGCAATGGGAAATTGGACCTATTCTCCCTACTAAACTTGCTAATCATATTTCATATACTAAAAACAACTGTCTGGATTGGTTGAACAAACAACCTTCAAAATCAGTTATTTATGTATCTTTTGGAACGTCAACTTCATTTTCTGATGAACAAATCAAGGAGCTCGCGATGGGATTAGAACGAAGCAAACAGAAGTTCATATGGGTGTTAAGAGATGCCGATAAAGGAGATATCCTTACTGGAGAAGCTAGAATATTTGAGTTGCCAGAAGGTTTTGAGGAAAGACTAAAAGGGGTAGGCTTAGTGGTTAGAGATTGGGCACCACAACCAGAAATCTTGGCTCATTCGTCGACAGGTGGATTCGTGAGTCATTGTGGTTGA
- the LOC104242935 gene encoding zeatin O-glucosyltransferase-like → MDINTENLANHELNCSLKQDEVVVIMVPVPAQGHLNQLLQFTCLISSYSLRVYYVGLAAYNHKARVRANALNPSDIAKIHFHDLPSTPDFASSKSPTLFNACMLLREPIASFLRDISSKARRVVIVHDALMSYNVQDVSSFPNVESYIYHCISSFDMYCSYICEIARRLELPEGFEERVKGVGWIHESLWLEFLLREYYSGGAKQLLALP, encoded by the exons ATGGATATTAATACTGAAAATCTAGCAAATCATGAACTCAACTGCAGCTTAAAACAAGATGAAGTAGTTGTAATCATGGTCCCAGTTCCAGCTCAAGGCCATCTCAACCAACTTCTCCAATTTACCTGTCTAATTTCCTCTTATAGTCTTCGCGTTTACTACGTTGGCTTAGCCGCCTACAACCATAAGGCCAGGGTTCGAGCCAACGCCTTAAATCCTTCGGACATTGCCAAGATCCACTTCCATGACCTCCCGAGTACTCCTGATTTTGCATCCAGCAAAAGCCCAACACTTTTTAACGCGTGCATGCTTTTACGCGAGCCTATTGCTTCCTTCTTAAGAGACATTTCATCTAAGGCAAGACGAGTTGTCATTGTTCATGATGCTTTAATGTCCTATAATGTTCAAGATGTTTCTTCCTTTCCCAATGTCGAGTCCTATATCTATCATTGCATTTCTAGTTTCGATATGTATTGTAGTTACATATGCGAAATAGCCAGAAGACTTGAATTGCCAGAAGGGTTTGAGGAAAGAGTGAAAGGGGTGGG GTGGATTCATGAGTCATTGTGGTTGGAATTCTTGCTTAGAGAGTATTACTCTGGGGGTGCCAAGCAGCTATTGGCACTCCCATAG
- the LOC104242927 gene encoding zeatin O-glucosyltransferase-like, protein MAEKWTSNSSIAVVMVPLPAQGHLNQLLHLSRLVSSYNIPVHYVGTTTHIQQAKIRAHGFDPVTITNIHFHEYQTPSFETPLPNPNASNKFPNHLMPSFYATFHLREPICALVRKFLSANTKKVVVIYDNLMNCVVQDLHEMPNTECYSFNSTSAFMSYSFLWEFKGKPVLPGTEHYDDIPSILDCFPTEFWDFLKIQEQFDGKIHCGKLYNSSRVIESLYLDLMAKEYDGLKQWAIGPFNPLEPKEKSKDSNKRHESLDWLGKQEPNSVIFVSFGTTTSLCDEEVKELAIGLEKSEQKFIWVLRDADKGDVFTSEVRKVQLPEGYEERIKERGIIVRDWAPQLEILAHSSTGGFMSHCGWNSCMESMSMGVPIAAWPMHSDQPRNSQLVTKYLKIGLTVRPWTRRDELVTSEIIENVVKILMASTEGDEMRKRAADLSNTIKKSVKDDGINRAEMDSFIAHITR, encoded by the coding sequence ATGGCTGAAAAATGGACCTCAAACAGCTCTATAGCTGTAGTCATGGTACCACTTCCAGCACAAGGCCATCTCAATCAACTCCTTCATCTCTCTCGACTCGTTTCCTCGTACAATATCCCTGTCCATTATGTTGGAACCACTACTCACATTCAACAGGCGAAAATTCGGGCTCATGGCTTTGATCCTGTCACCATAACAAATATTCATTTCCATGAATATCAAACACCTTCTTTTGAAACTCCCCTTCCAAATCCTAATGCTTCTAACAAATTTCCAAACCACCTAATGCCTTCTTTTTACGCCACGTTCCATCTCCGCGAGCCAATTTGTGCTCTAGTACGCAAATTTTTGAGCGCGAATACTAAGAAAGTggttgttatttatgataatttgatGAATTGTGTGGTTCAAGATTTGCATGAAATGCCAAATACTGAGTGCTATTCTTTCAATAGTACTTCAGCTTTTATGTCATATTCATTTTTGTGGGAATTCAAAGGAAAACCTGTCTTACCTGGAACTGAACATTATGACGATATACCATCAATTTTAGACTGTTTTCCTACAGAGTTTTGGGATTTTTTGAAGATACAAGAACAATTTGATGGGAAGATTCATTGTGGTAAACTTTACAATTCGTCGCGAGTAATAGAAAGTTTGTACCTCGATTTAATGGCCAAAGAGTATGATGGATTGAAGCAATGGGCTATAGGTCCATTCAATCCTTTAGAGCCAAAAGAGAAGAGCAAAGACTCAAACAAACGCCACGAATCCCTCGATTGGCTTGGCAAACAAGAACCAAACTCAGTTATTTTCGTGTCATTTGGTACGACTACTTCGTTGTGTGATGAAGAAGTCAAAGAACTCGCGATTGGTCTAGAGAAAAGCGAGCAAAAGTTCATTTGGGTACTCAGAGATGCTGACAAAGGAGATGTTTTTACAAGTGAAGTTAGAAAAGTTCAATTGCCTGAAGgatatgaagaaagaataaaagaaagaggGATTATAGTAAGAGATTGGGCACCACAATTAGAAATTTTAGCACATAGTTCAACAGGCGGTTTTATGAGTCATTGCGGATGGAATTCGTGCATGGAGAGTATGTCAATGGGAGTTCCTATAGCAGCCTGGCCAATGCATTCAGATCAGCCAAGGAATTCTCAACTTGTAACAAAGTATTTGAAAATTGGACTAACTGTTAGGCCATGGACGCGTCGAGATGAACTTGTTACATCAGAAATAATTGAAAATGTTGTGAAAATTTTGATGGCTTCAACAGAAGGAGATGAGATGAGGAAAAGAGCAGCAGATTTGAGTAATACTATCAAAAAATCAGTCAAGGATGATGGCATAAACCGCGCTGAGATGGATTCATTCATCGCTCATATTACTCGTTGA